TGGACTAGGTGGTTACAGAGCCAGTAATAGTAATTCTTGCCATTAACAGTAGTAATTCTTGCCATTCAAAAGTGAATGGTCAAATACTGCTCAGGTCTCAGGAGCACTGGCTATTTCCAAGTAGTGTCTCTCACCTACAGTGAGAGACACTACTTGTGCCTCAAGGGGTGAGATAAGGTCATAAATCTTTGGTTGGTTATGGTGATTACATTTTATGAAGACTGAAATGAAGTGGAAGTGAGGTAGAAGCAGTAAAAAGTGGGAGATTAAATTGAGATCATCTTGGGTCACAGTGTGTGTAGTCAGCCTTGGATGAATTATCTGAATAAGTACATTTTCATGATACGTATTATTTTGGATGAGACAAACCTGGCTGTCTGATCCCATCCTCTTCTTTCAGCAACCATACACAGCTTGAGCACAGCTTGAGCAGGCTGCTCACTGCTTTTGAGTGGCATTGCTGTCCTCAGCTGAGGAGAATGTTTGAAGGAAAAAGCAAGAGTGAGACAAACCTCAAATACAACAGATATAGGAGGAAGTGGAAGGTAGAGTAAAAAACTGTGTAGTTGTGTTAGGTTCTTGCTGGTCTGGTAATGTAGCAATCCTCGCAGTAATTGACACAAATTATTGCAGAACTTGTATCACCAAATGTTTAGTTTTCAAAAGGTGTCTAAGTTTGCAGATGAAAATCTGCAGTGGAGTAAACAAGAACGTAGTGAGCTAATCATTCCTCTGTTCTAATATGCCACTTCATAATTCCTGAACTTGtatctcttttgtttttttaatggagcTCATTTTAGCGTATATTCTCATGTGATACCAGTAGACCCTTACTTTCTTTACTTCAGTAATTTGCCTTTCTTTGTAAATGCAGTATTCACCTGTGCCAATGCACTGCAGAAGTTGTGGGTCTGTATTATCAAATCAGCTGTGAAAGTTTTGAAAATCTGAGTGTTTATTGTAGCAGGACCCTTAAGGCCTTTTTTTGTTCAGCTTAGAGCTCAGTTTTGGAAGTCTCAGGATTTTGTGAATACTTTTTGCCTGAACTTGTAAAATTTTGCCTGAACTTGTAAAAGACAAAAGCTGTGTTTGGAAGGTTCCTGGGCCACAACTCATTGAAATCTGGCAAAATGCCCTGGGAATATCCTTGCATGTTTACTCTGTTTACTTATGCTTCTCTAGGTCTCTGCTGTAGGCCACTGTCAGAGGCAAAGCATATAGTAATTTAAGTTTACCATGCAACTGCTTTTAGCTCCTTCAGGAAAGATTTGGAAACATTGCCAAAAGCAAAAGCACTTTAGTCTGTTTCTATGTGTTCCTAGCACTTTTGGGTTGTAGGTGTCAGGTAATTTTTTACATGGCTTGACAAGGAGATAAAGTTTGAGTGATTTATTGAGGGAGCTGTTTAGAACATAACTCCTCAAAATCTGGAGTTTCAAATTACAGTCTTGAAACTGCTCCGAGTGAAACACAGCACCTCTTGCAATCTATTTTCTCATAGtcctgttatttttattaaacttagAGTGCTGGGAGATGATTTAAACTGCAACCCACAGGGAGCAGTAGAAGGAGCTTAGGTTATTATGGCTAAAAGGAGGCTAAGGAGTGCTCTAATAGCAGCCTATGTGAGCCTGGACTACAGGGGGCCAGATCCATTGGGTGCTACCTGATAAACTCAGATTTGACACTGGTGGAGAAGTTCTGCATGGAAGAAGCTGCCTAGAAAAGGGAAATCTACCCTTAGAAGTTTTCAAAATTCAGCCAGTTATAGCTGACTGAGTGCAGCAGTGTATGTTAGTCATACCTGGGGCATGGGGTGGGATAGGGTGGTCTCCAGAGGTCACTCCCAAACACTGGACTGGAGCTGTGTTTCACAGAGGTCACTACCCGTAGGCCATAGGGGTGCTGTGAGAGCGATTTGTGTGGGTGACCCCACTGATAGCACATTGGCACAGTGCTGCCGCCTGCTAAAGATGGGATAGTCAAAGGTTCTGAGTGGTTTTTACTTGAGAAGTAATGAATGGTTGCACGAGATCCGTATTTATGGAACTGACACACAGTCCCTACTACAGGCAGTTCTTGTCAAGCTGGTATAATGGGAGTAGCCCCATAAAACTCTGGGAAATGTGGGAGACCAGTATTAGCAAAGGAGAGACAAGTGAATTAGGGGCAGGGTGAATGGGCCAAAGTTAATCAGACTGCAGAGCACAGTGTCTGATTATCACTCTTCAGGGCTACCTTGGTTCCCCCTGAAGGactgggggttttttgggtgtgatcatctcaaaggtcttttccaacctagttaATTCTGTGATACTGTGATTTTGTAACATGGAAGTTATCAGACAGGACTAAATGATACTTAATGGAACTTAAAAATGATCCTTCAGTTTGTGTGGCCACACCCCACTTATCTGTGAGAAATCATGAGGATTATGGCTGTGTGACTGTGATCATACatacaaaaatactttttccgCTTGACAAATAAAATACTGTAAGAACTGTGTATTTAAGCTGTCTGAGTGCAGTTGTGAAGTATTCTTCATGTATGTACTAGCCTGCACAAAATGCTGCCCTTGGACATCTATATATGGGATCATAGGATATTTCAGGTTGGAAGAGGCTTTATGATGTCATCTCGCAGCagggtcagttggggtcagaGCAGGTTCTTCAGGGCTTTATCAAATCTGGTCTTGAAAACTCCAAATATGATCATAAATTGCATCCCCAAAATTGCTTGTAATTACTTGAAAGACTTTCTGTGGCTTAATATAGGTAAAACGTGATTAAATAGTTTTTGTGTACacttgggaaaaagaaaggtGGGAGATAGAGTATCTAAAGCCACAATTATGTATCAAATAGCACCTTGTAACTTAACTTGTTCTATTGCTTGTAGTATAACCTGGAAACAGAAAAGGATCCTGTAGTTATTGTTATTTCCACTACTGGGACAGGAGACCCACCAGACACTGCCCGCAAGTTTGTAAAGAAAATTCAAGACAAGACCTTGCCTCCTGACCATTTTGCACATCTCCAGTATGGATTGCTAGGTGACTTAGTATTTTCTATATTATTGCAGAACTTGTCTGTCAGtcaataatttttatattccttttatttctgaataggtgatttgggcttttttaaGTGCttataaaatacttatttttataaACATCAGTTTTATATAATCTCCTCTATGAGCAATAAAGGAAAAACATCACAAAAATTATCTGCATGTAAGCTACCAATGTAATTTTTTATAGCttaattttctctcttcataAAAACGATATGATATAGGCTGTCTATAACTGTTTGAAGTTTAAATTTCATGTCAAGTCTCTACAGAGATTAGTAAACTAGATTAGTTTACTTGGCTGTGTGAGTCATTGAGCATTTTTCCCTACAGAGGGAAAGGCAGTATAAAATGTTCTTAAAAAGTAAAAACCTTAAATCTTCCCATCCCTTTAAAATTGCAATAATTCTTTAGTTTTGAATGTTGTACTCATCAAGAGAATGAATGTACCTTCAGCTTAAAGATACATAAGCAAAATACATATTTGGTAAAATACATGATATATCTTGAGCTGATTGTAAGGTTAGTTGTTCAGTTTTCAAATTTCATTTATAAACAAACTCCAGAAGTGTCTATTTAAACCCATGTTATTTTTACCTGACAAGTTTGAGTTTATAGATGGGAGTGAGGAAATTTCTACATTTCTAATAAGAAAGGGACCCATTAGAAGGAAATTTCTGCTGCATGTATAATGTATAAGTCTGAACTATATGCATCCTAATCATGTAGCATTCTGAGAAGCTATTATGATATTGCCTAGTTACACATAACAGTTTGTGAAATAGGCAGGTTTTTCTTAGCTGACTGCAcgcatatgtgtgtgtgtctctgtgtaaAGGTAAATATTATATTAACCCTGAATTTTATTATGGCAGAAATTATTATGGTGTCTAAATTACAACGTGATTCAAGTTTAACAAGTTATCAGTCTTAAAATACATTCATGGTATCCATCTAAACTGGTCAATGAAATGTTTGCTCCAAGTACTGTACTTGAGAGAAAGCAAAAGTCctcttaaaaggaaaaaaaaaaaaaaaaaagaagaaaaggctgtTAAAAGAAGAGGGGAATGCTTCATTATTAGGTGGCATCATGGTTTAACTACAGCCAGAAACCAAACcccacccagctgctctctcCTTCCCCCAGCCACTCCCTGGTGGGATGAGGGAGTGAATAGGAAGGGTAAAAGTGATTACACTCCTGGGTTGAGATAATGACAGTTTAATAGAGAAGGCAAAAGTCATGAACACaattaaagcaaaacaaggaattcattcacccttccccatgggcaggcaggtgtttcagccatctccagcaaagcAGAGCTCCATCACACATAGCAGTGATTTGGGAAAATAAATGCCATTACTGCATATGTCCTCTTCTTTTCCCCAGCTTTAtgtgctgagcatgatgccatgTAGCATGGGATGTCCCTTTGGTCATTCTGTTGGGGTCATCCGTCCCAGCTGTGTCCACTTTGTGCACCTCCACCACCCTCACtggtggggagaggggaggggagttgagaggccttggctctgtgtaagtgCTGCTCAGCAATACCAAACATCCCTGAGTTACCAACACTGTCTCCAGTACAAATCCAAAATACAGCCCGATACTAGCTATGATGAGGAAAACTAACACTattccagccaaaaccagcacaagtGGAAATAATAAAGATCTAGTGGTTTGAAATTCCACACAAGAAAGGGTCAGGCTGGGGAAAACTCCAATAGCAATAGTGAACCAGTGGTGTGGTTTACTTAGAGAATTTGTGAAGATGAGCCTAAAACCAGTACCTAAGATCAGTGGTCTTTAGGATTACTGGGCAAACATCTCTTTTGTGGGGTGGGTCATTTGGTTGACCTCTTAAAGTCTTGGCTCTTCCATGGGCGTACCTCCTGAGTGCACTGACTGTTCAACTGGTAACAAAGAGCATCTTCATCTAAAACACCTTCACAACATTTAAGGAGCAGAAAACCCAGTGCAGCTGAAACAAAATCTGCAAAGAAATCTTTGATTCCTGCAGAGGAAGTTGATGGACTATAGTCCCTCATGCAGATGTTTCAGCTTTCTTCTTAAAATCACTGCTATGTTtgatcctttttatttttcccccaggttgctaatattttaaaatctcttttagTACTCTTCTCATGTTGCTGACATTACTAACAACTTAATCCTGAAAGATAATTTCTTTTGGTAATTCACACATAGTTTATCAGTTttcagttccttgtatttttccTATTAGAGgaattttgtgtgttttaaaaacCTCAAACTAAAAGCAGTATTCTTTTGGCATGTGAAATATTGAAAGCAAAGTATTTTCAGAGTATTTCTCTGTCTTACATTTAGGAAGAAGGAGCCACTTCGTGAACCCTATTTTGGGACAAACACAATTTTGTTTGAAATTCACATACATGTATGTATATTTCAATGTAGCATCTGAATAATACACTTACATATGCAAGTGTTTAAGTATTTATAgatattataattatatttatcatagaatcatagaaggCCTTTGTTGGACAGAGCCtttaagatcatccagttccagccccctgctatgggcagggacacctgccactagACCGGGTTGCTCAAAGTTCCATCCAGTGTGACCTTGAACATGGGATGAGGCATCCGTAACATCTTTGGGCAACATGcgccagtgcctcaccaccttcacaataaagaatttcttgctaacatccaatctaaacctactctcagtttgaagccattctttCTTGTCCCATCACCACACGTCCTTGTAAAAATCCCTGATGTCTTTCTTGCaagctcccttcaggtactggaagaccacaattaggtcactccaaagccttctcttttcaaGGCTTAACAAACTCAATtatctcagcctttcctcctaGGAGcggtgctccatccctctaatcaTCTTGGTGCCCTCTTGTAGACTGTCTCCAACATACCTGATTCTTCTGTTTGCCTGCAAGAAAAGTCTGTCCTGACTTTGTGTAGCCTGGGAGGCTGCCTGATTGACACGATTCCTCTTTCCTTGAATTTGCTAGGTCTGGGAGATTCAGAGTACATGTTCTTTTGTAATGGCGGAAGGACAGTAGACCGACGACTTCAAGAACTTGGTGCCCAGCACTTCTATGACACAGGATTAGCAGATGACTGTGTAGGGTAAGAGCTGAATGGgtttggattttatttcttcatcatGCAATATTTGCATAGGCATTTGGCTAAATGTTCTGAACTGTTTGAAGTCCATTGAAGCTGGATGCTCAGCACCTCATAGAAATGAGTTCTGCCTCAGCACAATTTGCCTTTTCAGTCTCAATTGCCGTTAAGTAAAACTCCATTTTTAAAGTGTGAAGAAACGTCTGTAATGCCTGGAAAAATAGTATTTAGCAGTTCTAGAAATTAAATAAGTCAAAGTAGAGAGGtttgaaaatgtaatttctttccttttttttttttttttttttctttttttctcttttggggATGGGTAGAGGATCACTTTAGAGTAATTATATAAGACAATTGCTCTCTTTGCTGTAGAGGAATTACATAAGAAAACAGCTCCCTGTTCTGCTATTCTTTCTTGCCAGTAGGCTGCAGTCTTGGCTTAGTTATTTTGATCTGCTGCTTTTATTGGTTCTGTACATGATGATGCAAGGCAGTTGAACACAAACATTGTCATAACCATAAAACTTCTCTCTTGTGttctaaaataataaaaatgggCCATTAGTGTAAGCTATTGATGTTGCTGTTGCACAATGAAAAGTTGCATATTCTGCTGCCATTCCTTCAGCTTTCTGTCATAAAGTTCAACatataaaaaaagtaaaaatgagaaactgtAAGAGGAGCAAGGCTGTTATACATTTTAGACTCTGTAAATTTACATAGTGGtaacaactatttttttttttttttacaaagaagTAATCTTGATAACAGCTGTAGATATGTATTAGAAATGGAAAGTGAATagtgttttttgcttttcattattTGTAAATTAACAGTCCAGGAAGTCACAATAATTAATCCATGcatgtcttctttttttttttccctccattcccagTTTGGAATTAGTGGTTGATCCTTGGATTGATGGACTTTGGCTTGCCCTTAAGGAAGCATTACAAttgcagaaagagaaagaaggcaTGAACAATGCTGTCAATGCTGTTTCCAGCTCTCTCTCTACAGCTCCACATGTTGTGCATGAGCTAAAGCTAAGCTCTGAAGTACAGAACTTGAAGCTAGAAGATGAGGGAGCAAGGGGTTCTGATAATCTGTCACGGAAATTGGATGACATCAGTCTTGTGGCTCCAGCTAGAGACACAGAACCTTCACTTGTTCGTTCTGTCCCTCCTGTCTCTCAGTCTGCTCTTAATATTCCTGCCTTGCCACCAGAATATATAGAGGTGGAGTTTCAGGACACCCAGGGTGAGGTAAGGACTTATCTTTGAGTGATGGAAGCCTCTAGCTCTTGTAGGAATATGAGTGTGTATATTCCTACATAAGGCTCAAAAGAGCAAGTGAATGCTTACATAACGGAGATATGTCCCCAAATGCAGGAGGCTTTTGAATTTTAGGTAAAAAGTCAATTTATATTGAATGTAGGTGCCACCATGTGGGTTGTGGACACTTATGTCAAGATATGATTCAGCTAAATAGTAAGTTGGTGTTGCACTGTCAGGAAGGCAAGAATTCAAATCCTCTGTGGCTTACAACAGTGAAAGCATCTTGCTGTAGTGAAGAGTACAGTAAAGTTTCTGTTCAAATTTTTCATACTTTCAGAATGCACTAAGAGGCTGTAAAATTGCTCAAAATCTTGCTGCATACTTAGTAATGGAGAAACTTGCCATTGTGAAAACATGATCATTATTTTACTGTGGGAAATGGAAGATGAACTGTAGATCAAAAGCCAATACACTTTTCATCTTGAAGCCACGTTGAACAAAGACTTGCTGTACTAAGAGAAGAAATAGCATGAGCTGGAAATCATCTCCACTTGGCAAGAGTGACTCAAACTTTTCTGGTTGCCTGCAGAGGGTAGATGTTTCAGCTATCCATGCAAGGAAGCAGTGAAGTCTGGCTGTTCTTTAAATGACAGGGAGTCAGGAGCTGAGTATAGTAACAAATCCAGCGTTGCTACCCACTACCCAAGCAATGCAAAAACAGGAGGTTGCAGCCTGGATCAGCCAGGAGTGCAGATTACCAGGCAAGTTTGTGGGAATCTTGGCCCAAACCAAGAAACTAGTCTCAAGATCCAGGCCTGGATCAACAGGATCTATGTCCAGTCATGGACATGGTTGTGGTTGAGCTGCTGACCAGTGCTGCTGTAATGTAGCTGTGGCCAGGGCTGAAGAACCACTACTGAGCTGAGGTGGGGTTTCTGGTCCCAGATCTCTGGTGTGGCTGCTCATGATCATGAAAGCCCCTTAGTATCCTCAGACTCTGATGCTCTCTGTTGAGATTGTTAATGGAAATGCTGAGACAATCACTTAGTCTAGCTAATATAGTTGTGGAAGGGTGTATGGATTTAAACACtggataatttttcttttcttttaaacctTGTATTGTTAGTTTTGCTCAGGTTGTTGAATTTAATAATCCAAACTCTTCAGGTTTATTATTTAGAGGTACTCTTCTATTAAAGAGTAATAGTTGGTTTGAATGTGCTTCTGCAGTCCTTGAAAAAGCCCGTTTTCTTAAAGTCAGCATATATTCAGACTGATCCCTGAAATAATTCGTCAGATTCTAATACTGATGCCTTTTCTGtatatagaaaaaaaagtttgctttGGAATAGCAAATGGAAAAAACTGAATCTGCTAATCTGGAACTCAGTGACAGATTAAAGATTATAGTCCAGATTTCAGATATAAAACGGGGTGGTCATCCTGAACCTTGGAAAGAATCAAATGcatgtttgtgggttttttccctttggagCTATTTTTGACATAGTTGGCTAGATCTTGTCAACAAGTAGGTTCTATGTACGGTCATGTTTGGTTTTGCAGGTATCACACAATTCATGCCCTTTTTTGGTATCTCACATTGCAACAGCAGGTATGGATATTCTTTGCAAAGCAGAGCTGAAGTTGATGTGTTTTGAAATTCATCAAGGTGAGGTTTGGATATTTCCAAACAGAGACTCCCTGCCATTTAAAGAAGGCCTGGTACATGATCTCTCCAAATGATTTTGTCTTAGGCTGTTGAGTCTCTGGGTTGAATTAGCAAGTTGCTGCATACTAATAGCAGAGCAGAATAGTGAGTTGTTCTAAAGCATTTCTGGGAAGTGTAAGATAATACAATTTAGCTTAAATCTTGATTTCATTATGCCTTGATTTTGACTTTGAGGGAATACAAATGTAGAGAATTACAACAGTCCAGCTGATGCACAATGACTTGATATGGCCCAAGCTATTAATCACCATGTCAAAATcttaagaaaacaaagaaacttCCAACTGTTGGTCTCAAGTGATTCTCTTGTCTCCTTTTTTAAATAGGAAATCTTCAGATTAACAAATATTCTCCTATTGGTGGGATGATTTCTTTACAATTGACAGAGTATTGTTAAAGGCATTTGTTATCCCTCCtgcctctttttatttttgtctgcatTGATCTCAAATGAAACTTTATAGTGATGAGAAGTGAGGGCTGTATTCTGATCTTCAAGGGGCAGCCTTTGATGTACGTGTTCTGGAATTATTCTTGGTGCCCATTTGTCATACTTAGGGCACATTCTTACCTGTGTAGAAATTAGAAATGTTATAACATGATGCTGTCTTGTAGAGTGGGTTTTGCTCATTAGCTctaatttaaaaatccttttataAGTTGCCTGTAATAGTAGACCCTAAATGGACCCCAAAGCCTTAAGCTGTAAACCTGCAGTGATGTAACTTCTATTCTTACTTCTTACATCCATTCTATACACCTAATAATCCTTTAATTAGGCAGGACTTTTCTGGGGTTTAACATAAATGCCATTCTCTAATTGGCTGTTTTCAAAGCAGTtcttgaaaaatgaaacatGTTGCTGCATTTCATAATACTGTAGGCCCATTAGACTGTTCAAGCCTACTGAGTTTTTGTAATTGAATATATGCCAGTTATTGcttaaatgtgattttttaaaaagagcaaaacattATATGTATATAGAAGATCCATGTTTTTCCTTATTGTTTTGAgttgttttttaaattggtTCAAAAACAACCTGCACCACCACCAATTCCTGTATGTCATAGTAAGATGTCATAAAGCTGATTTGCATTTCTAGTGTAAGTTTTTGGATCATCTTTTTCAGAATCCGCATCTGTCTTCACTTACCTCAGAGGGAACAACCTTTGAAGTGCCAGTTACAAAAGCAGTTCAGCTCACTAGGGAAGATGCGATAAAGACTGCATTGCTCTTAGAGCTTGATATTGCAGTAAGTTGGTGAAGGCTTTTTCTTTAGTGGGTTAAAATAAAGGGTGAAAAACATGTCTGTTATGTATAATAACTGAGggggaaaattatttatttgactgtttaaaaagaaaaaaataattttctatttaataGGATGTCAGCTCATGCTGATACATTTTGTAAATGTAAAATTTGATTTATTTGTTGAAAAATAGGACTCCATGGAAGTCAAAGCAGGAACAAAGTGTCAAGTTAATTTCTTTGTTGTTCCATGGATATCATATTGAGTGAAATACCTTTATGAAGGGAATTTGCAGTGGAGAAAGGTATCAGAAAATATTGCAAATTAATAATCTTTCAGTTTATACAAGTTGAAGAATATTCAGAAACTGTATAGTAAATTGTGACTGTTTATTATGGTGGGTAATCTACACAACTAAGAATTTCACTAGTAGTATCAAGCAATAGGAATTGTTAGCTCTTGAGCACTGTTTCTGTCTTTGGCATTCATTTGCTGTGCCTTGTTAACATGCTGCTCAAACTGTCAACCTTGGTTGCCCTCAGTTAAAAAACTGGTTTAGTTTGTTCAGTGAAGATCATATTTTGTATACTGGTTTTAAGATGAAAGGCAGGCAGAGAGTGCTCAATATTACTTTATAAGAAATcttgaaaaggaaaggaagttgCTTTTGAGTGGTTTCCCAAATTGATAGAATATTACTTTTGGGATATTGTGATGTTTGGCAGTACCTTTTGTTGGACTCTCTTAGCCTGATCTGTTTCAATATACATGAGACATCTCTAAATCTAAGTTATAAATATATTCTATTAAGTTTTGAGCAACTGATTCTTTAAGCAACAGGGTTTTTTGCATGTATttgtatgtatatatgcattCTGTCACCAGCACCCACTGAAAGTTTAGgcattttattgtgtttttcaTCTAACATTCTTGCCAGTCTGTGTATGCAGGTCACTCACCTGATGCATAAGGGAAATATGATGATGCAAGTATAATTTTGCATGCTCCTTTAACAGGCAGAAGCTTGAGTTTCACACAACAGTTTGAGCAGTTGCACACAAGAATCTCAGGCAGCTAAGTAGAATCTAGGTCTTAAGATTTGAATTTTCACTGTGCTCTTGTctggttatttttctttctttcctccaaaaaataaaagcaattctGGTAATTTCTGTTACAATTCATCAAATAGTTAAACTAGCAAATTTTCTTTTAGTGATGATGTGTAGCTATAAAAAGTTGCATTAATTATGAGGACTTCATTTCTTTGCTCTTCTCAAATCAGAAAATGTAGAATATCAGTAATTAATGATCTGGGCTGATTATATAACATAACCTCTTAATaggtatttattttccttctgtttgggCTTCTCAGCAGTTCTCATTAAAGAGTGCccaaatatttaaaacagaTAAGGAAAGACTTTTTCTAATTAGTAAGGTTAAGCCTGAAAAAAAAGCATGACTACTTCATTTCTGCTGTGCTCAAAACCGCCAAGTGTTAGtgcaaagtaaaaatatttggCTTATTGTGAGCACAGTAGTAGGAAGGTTGTTGTCAGGAATGGGAATGCCTTAGTTTGTAGTAAGATTTAATAGAAATGTTTCATGTTTTAAAACAGGATACAGCTTTTGAGTACCAGCCTGGAGATGCCTTCTGTGTAATATGTCCCAACAATGTCAGTGAAGTGGAAAAGCTTCTTCACATTTTGGGGCTTTCTGAAAAAGGAGACGACTTCATTTGTGTAAAAGTTAAGCAGGGCACTAAAAAGAAAGGTATGGCGTGATGCACTGGTCATGGAACCATGCTCCTTTCTGTGTTGTTAGCAGTTGGTGTACGtacttttgaatatttttactGTTAGTATGGGGGAACACAGCTGTCTTTCATGGAGGCATATTGGAACTCACAGTGATGTGTTAAAAAAGAGGATGCATAAGaatgctgctgctggttttaCTGTAGATGAGCCCTTGACTGGGAACTGCAGCCTGGCATTGGCATTCATCCATCTCATTCTTATTCTTTGCTCCTTCATGTTTGTGGAGATAAGGCTTTAATCATATAACCTTACAATCCCTCACTTGATTTTACTTGAAAGTAAAATCTCCTTGCACAACACTGCATGTCAATCTGTTTTACATCCTAAGAGGGCTGCACTCCTCAAGGACAAGCCTTCATGCTGTTGCAAGGTGCCTTTTAATGGACTTGCAGGTCTATGGATGTGTTCTGCTGAGTCTTACGATGTCATACGTCAGAATGAGTGGCTTCGGGTTCAAAGCATGCCTGTGTACTGCCAGCTGGACCTGTGTGAATTACTCTTTTCTTGTATTGCAGTTGGTGTCTTAATGGTGCTGCTGAGTTGTGTCTTTAATTCCACAGGGTGGTGTAGGGGGTTCTTTGTTGTTCTGGTTTATAGATAAATCAGTTCTCACTGTGAGATTCCCTGCACCTTTGAGGGTTGCACACGTTGTCCATAAAGTATGAGATGTGTGATGCCACTTCTGTATATTAATAGATGCACATTTGACttcatttttgttctcttttctcCCACTGAACTAGGAGCATCTCGTCCACAACACATCCCTGAAAGAAGCACTCTCAAATTCATTCTAACCTGGTGTCTGGAAATAAGAGCAATTCCCAAAAAGGTGTTTATGTGTTTTTTCTTCTAAAGAGAAATCAGTAATTCTATGCTATATGGTCTCTTACAAATCTGTCCTTGCTTTGTGTGTAGTTATGGTATCTCTTGGTGAATAAGGATCGTCAGTTTGTATGCTACTGTTTC
This sequence is a window from Anomalospiza imberbis isolate Cuckoo-Finch-1a 21T00152 chromosome 1, ASM3175350v1, whole genome shotgun sequence. Protein-coding genes within it:
- the MTRR gene encoding methionine synthase reductase isoform X2: MCSWFVVVHLQYNLETEKDPVVIVISTTGTGDPPDTARKFVKKIQDKTLPPDHFAHLQYGLLGLGDSEYMFFCNGGRTVDRRLQELGAQHFYDTGLADDCVGLELVVDPWIDGLWLALKEALQLQKEKEGMNNAVNAVSSSLSTAPHVVHELKLSSEVQNLKLEDEGARGSDNLSRKLDDISLVAPARDTEPSLVRSVPPVSQSALNIPALPPEYIEVEFQDTQGENPHLSSLTSEGTTFEVPVTKAVQLTREDAIKTALLLELDIADTAFEYQPGDAFCVICPNNVSEVEKLLHILGLSEKGDDFICVKVKQGTKKKGASRPQHIPERSTLKFILTWCLEIRAIPKKAFLRALVECTSDAGEKRRLQELCSRQGASDYTHFIRDSNVCLLDLLHAFPSCKPSLSLLIEHLPKLQARSYSVSSSNLYQPGKLCFVFNVVEFPAGLSRPVSRKGVCTGWLAELVAPLLHPSKNSQDTKGESASTEKISIFPRPNNAFHLPADPSVPFIMVGPGTGIAPFIGFLQHRQKLREQHTDWEFGETWLFFGCRHQDRDYLFKQVHYFTSILYS
- the MTRR gene encoding methionine synthase reductase isoform X1, with product MCCESKRRFLLLYATQKGQAKAIAEEIWQQAGAHGLEADMHCISEMDKYNLETEKDPVVIVISTTGTGDPPDTARKFVKKIQDKTLPPDHFAHLQYGLLGLGDSEYMFFCNGGRTVDRRLQELGAQHFYDTGLADDCVGLELVVDPWIDGLWLALKEALQLQKEKEGMNNAVNAVSSSLSTAPHVVHELKLSSEVQNLKLEDEGARGSDNLSRKLDDISLVAPARDTEPSLVRSVPPVSQSALNIPALPPEYIEVEFQDTQGENPHLSSLTSEGTTFEVPVTKAVQLTREDAIKTALLLELDIADTAFEYQPGDAFCVICPNNVSEVEKLLHILGLSEKGDDFICVKVKQGTKKKGASRPQHIPERSTLKFILTWCLEIRAIPKKAFLRALVECTSDAGEKRRLQELCSRQGASDYTHFIRDSNVCLLDLLHAFPSCKPSLSLLIEHLPKLQARSYSVSSSNLYQPGKLCFVFNVVEFPAGLSRPVSRKGVCTGWLAELVAPLLHPSKNSQDTKGESASTEKISIFPRPNNAFHLPADPSVPFIMVGPGTGIAPFIGFLQHRQKLREQHTDWEFGETWLFFGCRHQDRDYLFKQVHYFTSILYS